The window GCTTATTAAAGAAGTGAAGAGGGAATAGGATGGAATGATACAATTTGTTAATTTGTGACATTAACTACTTGAGATAAGGTGTCTAggtagaaataaaattttaaaatgttaatattcttgtttttcattatgAATTGTAAAAGTTATTTAATTGTAAACATAGGGTAACACCCCCATCCCTTAGATGATGTTAAACATAAGAATACTATAATAATTTCACATTTTCAACCGAATATGAGTTTTTGCATTTTCTTatcatgaattgttttttttaatttatacacaTAATCATGCTCCTTTATTGATAGGCAACTTTATTGCAAAATTGACAAAGTTTTCTTTATAAGTGAGCATACCAAGTTATAAGTTATCTCATTCGTTTCACAATCATTGTCACCACATAGACCATTTGTCTTAGACTTTATTCCATATCATCTCAACTACAAGTCAATCCTAAccttatatatattctttttaataacgATATCGTATCCATTATATAAGAACTTAACTATAAATAGatgctaagaaaaaaatatatacaatatcATATACCTGTTAACTTGAAAtacatagaaagagaagaaaaatctaAACACACATCTCaagcttttctttcttcatgCACATGCTCCGCTACCTTACTAGGccttaaattaattcatttacTACCTTTATATGTGTTTTATCTCATTTGAATTTAATCTAATGATTGGTATAGAATATGACTAATTGATTTATACACACCATggaaatttatacaaaaaacaCATATATATTGTCttgcataataatattttacttaagAATATCATTACATAAATCCAAACATAGATAGAACAATGTTATTACGAAAGGAGAGATAATAGAAAGAGCTTTTAATTTAGATTACAAAATTTTTTACATGTACAACAAAATTTCTAAAATCCTAGAGTTTGTCTACAACCTAACTACTTGACCCGCCAATATGCGAAGGTCCTACAACAAAGATTTATTAAGCATAAGTTCATatttcaaacacaatttttttcaaacacaatttttttacaAGGGATTCAAATAAACTAATTTTCTCGTAATTATTCAGTTTTCTATAATCCTGCTAGTTTTGCTCCACAGGTACAGTTTTCTCTTCATATAATTTTCTTCACTTGAATTAGTCATTTGGTTGGAAggagaaatgagagaagaaaCACTTAAATTAGTCATTTGGAGAGGAAAATATGGAATCTAAATCTGTCTCGTTTGGTTGGAAggagaaatgagagaagaaacaaaagaaaggtaaagagtaaaaacaaatacaaacaatatCTTCCCCTTTGCATATCTCTCCATctggaaagaagaaaatgacaACCTAATCGTTATGTAACGAGCAGACAGTAGTTTGGGAAGCCTGTGACAAGGATATACACCTTTTCGACAAAACACACCTTGAGATTaagaggaaggaaagaaaattattgCATTCATTCTTGGCTAAAAAGCAGTGCTAGCAAATTTGGACTCTAAGAACCCACTTGATCAAGGGCATACCTAACCAATACATATTTGTTTATTTCTCCgatatttgatattattgaaGCACATGCATTGCATGCTgtttaaattgtaattattagcTGGGCCACATTTTGGTTCGGGtttcacattaaattaaatgatgtgGAAGCTAACCTTATATAAATCATGGAGAAATAATGGAGGGATGTGAAGACAACAATGTTTGGAATCAATATGGGTAAACTCAGATTAGCCATCGAACTTGAGATCAGGTCATGGATCCAGtttggtttaataactttttcaatttactttttatttaattatactataataaaattgaagagaatCATGGAGGGATGTATAATTAACACCGATGCCAAATTTGATCCCTGCATTTTTAGTTGGTATGAaagtaataaaatttgattttattttgtaaaatcaagcattaattgattttattttgtaaaatcaagCGTTAATTTAATATGAGGATTTTTTAAAACCGtgagaattttataaaaaataaatagaaataaatcatcaaatttaatttcttatcaacccaataagaaaaaattaaaaaaaaacattttgatgaCTAAATCAGAAAATACTTTCaggatttaaaaaagaaaacactttcttaaCCTACAACAGTGTTTTTGTGATCGTGTATATAGTTTTTTCACTGTACCGTTtagttttcttcttaattttcaaGCTGGGATGGACTTATATTGTGAGgccacaattattattattataaaggacaagttttcttattcaattttccAGCACTTTctgtatacatacatatatacatacatacatgtacatatacacacacacacacacgtacatatatacatatatacaggTGCCAACATCCTTATCTCTTTATGACGTCaccttttcttcatctttcccTTTACTGCCTCTGGATAAGTTGATGTGGGAATAGGATGACTAGAGAAAAGCGTGCAGCAACAGCTATGTCCCTTTGGACATGAAATCCGTATTTGAGGGGCAGCTTTGAGAACAGGAGATCGTGTTTTCAGCACATTGAAAGATCTCTGGATGACGTTTCTAAAAGAAGAGTGTCGGTGATTAAACAGTTCCTGTGGATTTTTAGGCAGCCGATTGGCACCTCTAAGTTCATGAAGGTGATAGCGAACTTCTGGATATGGAGCAATAAAACCTTCCAGATTTGAGTATCCTGTGATGGTATTTTCCTGTCACGGAGCACAATGGTTAGTAAACCAAGAAAACAGCTAGAGAAATAAAAGGTCCATGTTAGAAATTGAGGGCTTGTGCGTGCACTCATGCGTCAATTCTTTAACATGCTAGGAAAAGTGTGTACAAATTATGCATAGACGCATCAATACTGTGGAAGTGCACAGACTACAGCAAGTTGTGTGTGAGAGAACCTTCAGGTATGCTACGGAAATTTTGATCCGGATCATCAAGGACTGCTCTTGATAGACGAGAATCTGCAACAGAGCCTTCCCCGCCcggataaataaatataaactgcAAGCGGCCCAAATATTTTGTGATAAAACACCTTTCTTATTACGAAATCGAGATTGGTCCTTGGCTGGTAGATGTGCAGGATCATGCATGCCATCTATGACACCGATACTATCCTGaataaaaataagtaattaGCATGACATAACGCATCACAGAAGATCAAGAATAGTTTTGCAGAGATAAATCTTGAAGTATGGATAAAATCTATTTACTAGACAGAGTATCTGGAGGAGTGACCATAGGTGGTGGTTGTATGAATTCACGTGAAAGTGACTTGATTTCCTTCAgcacattaatttttattttatttttttgatcaaatgtaagtatgTATAAGAGATCAAAAATTACAACTCTGAACCCATAGAAAAccagaatataaaataaaacaaaaggaacaggctttctaaaaaaaaaaaaaactaggaataaaacaaaaaattgttaGGGTAGGAACCCGATCCTAGGGGGATTGCCCAGCCTAACCAAAtaaatacaactaaaaaaaccattagAAAAACATATAGAAAATACAAGCTTTACTCAAAGAGAAACCAGATAGGGACAAGCCCCGAAGAACAAACCGGCGGGAACAACAATAAATAGCTCTCATGTAAAGCTTGCATTGCCAAGACACCGCCATGCATTCACGAAGCAGAAGAAACATGATTCTCATGGAAATGAAGAACCATGAAGAACTGAACTTGAAACTTTCGGAAAGCAGCATCAACTGACTTGGAAACATGCTCAAATAGACATTTATTCCTTCCATTCCAAATTAAGTGCAATGAGAGGGAGAGCAACTCGTCTCGTTCTTTGGTGCAACCCTTACTTCTTCCAGAGAGACCTCGAAGCGCACCAGACAAGGAAGACATAGAACAATTTCGACAAAGCCACTGCTTAACACGACTCCATAACAATGAAGTCCAATCACAGCTGAAAAATATGTGAGCATGGGATTCCTCCTCCCGATTACATAGGACACAAATTGAGTCAATAGAGAGGAAGCTGAGCCGATCCTTTATTCTGAGCTTACCTAGGACAGCAAGCCATAAATAAAATTGTACCGTGGTAAGGACCACTGCTCCCATACCACACGATGCTAGCTGACAGGATTTCCTTTAACCCGAAAGAACTCGTGAGCATTGCCAATGAAAGACCCCGATCCATGATGCCAACCCTGAAGAGTATCAATAGCATCCGAAATACCTCCAAGTTGAGCTATCAAATGACTTTTACGAGAACAGATTGATTTCCATAAAGGGGAAAAGAGGAAAAGGACATTCAACACATTATTGAAATGCCGGCTTATGCCTTCACCTGAATGCTGGAACCTTTCTTGAATACTCTGTTCCGCTCATAATGACAAATAATGTTCAAGAAAATTGCCAGCTGCTCATCTTCATAAAAACAGCGGCATCACGAAGAATGCCTCTGTCTGAGAATGCCACAGATTGTGGAAAACATGTTTATAAATACGAAACATTTCTCGGCATAAATCATCAGGGCCATCCAGGGCCATCCAGTACTTCAGACATAAAGCTACTTCCGTTAGGTGATGAACCATGTCAGGGTTGCCGAGTCATGCTATTATAATAGTAATAGCCCGTGGTGGCAGCAACTAATTCCATCTTGTCCAATTCTAAGTTGGTCTTCCATGCTAACTGAAGTATCTGTACAAATTGGATTAAAATACAGAATATACAACACAATGCAAGAGGTTAAATATATAGATAAAGTTTctctttaatgtatttctaCTTCACTTATTGACCTTCAAGACAAACAAGAGTCCCTATAGACTAGGTGATGTGGCCAAATTAACCAAACAATGGAAAGTCACAGTGCTCTCTATCATTTAAGATCATTAAACTTGCAAAACAGCCATTAATCATGAAGTCAAACTAGTTACAGCTGCATGAGGTTTCTTGAGTACTTTCTACATACACAGCATAACCATTATTAGTGACTAAGAAAAATACACTACTAAAAGAGTCAATCGAAACTAATTCAGCTAGGGGTAGCATTACATTTTCCCTGCAACCATGGCAACCTTTTCTCACTCTTTAGTGAGATAAATATCTCCCTGGCATTGGGGTTCTCAAATAAATCCAAGGCAAGAAAGTAAATCCGTTGATCAACACCTTGCATCTCATCCAATACTTTGATGCATTTACTTATAGAAAACCGATCCTCATTCTTCATAATAGCAGCTGCCCTCATTTTAGAAGCAGCAGCAATTTCCAGCATAGCATCCACAATGGCATCACCAGTGGCCTTACGACTCCTCTTCCCACGACCAGAACCTCCTGGCGTCACAGATTGACGTTTGTTGTGTCCATCCAGCATGTTGACATCATCTCCAGAGCCCGACGAACCATCATCATCCACATAAGCCATAACTACACTAGAATGAGCAGACGCGCCTTCTAATTCTCAATACACGTATAATCAACAATTTCTCAAATTgaataaaccaaaaaataagacAATCAATGATAATTCTAAGTATTTTCTCAAAATGCCCTCAACaaatccaggaaaaaaaaagaaatcttaaaaatttaattttctaacccACGTTCAACGAATTGAAAAGTAACTAAACAATGCATAATACAAAAAGGGATCATCTTTTTGCTCAAAATATTACACTGGTTTCATACATCCAACAAAAAAGTGATATTTGATCAAAGCtcggagaaaaaataaaataaaacccgtCACTATTTTCCCAATTCTGATACTGGATCAATGTCAAAATTATTACTTAGCAACCAAACAACGCATTCAGAGAAagttcacaaaaacaaaaaataaaaacaactaaggGAACAGAATATTTCAGTCAGAGAAGCATGAATTgaagaattaaacaaaaaagggaGAGTAAAGAACTCACCTTTGCAGTGATTATGAGTTTGTTTGTGCTTTTGATTAGAGAATCAAGAGGTGAAAAAGCAATCTCAACTCTCAAGGGTTTACAGAACAAGAAGAAATATAAAGCAGGCTAAGCGTCCAGGCCTGCTGATAAAGCCCAATCCTTGCCCTCAAATATACAATATTTTGCTAGCCCAAGTTTGTATTTTTCGTACATAACTTGTGAATTATCCTTTTTAAATCAGATTTTTAATCTTGTCTATAGTATCATGGAAATAAGATGAAATTCAAAGGTGTTctagaatttaaataaaaataagatactaaaaaaacatgatagtaAATTATagcttttaatattatttaaaaaaacttttctttttcgaTTCTcttattgaaatctttttttttttaattccatgatACTGCAGGAGTTTTAAACTCAATCCAACACTTGAGTGGGTCCCTTGAAAGCCTAGATATACATGGATAGGATAAACTGAGAAGAGTGTGCCTCGTCAACTTCAACACCTCACTGTCCTCAAGTATTTGTATGTAAGGTTTTTCATGGGAGAGGAATTTGGGGAAGCTTTGCCAGATTGGTTGGGTAACATTTCTTCTCTTCGATATCTTTGGACCTGGCATTGCAAGAATCTCAAGCGACTGCCAAGCTCAACAGCCATGCAACGCCTCTCCAAATTAAAGCAATTGCGGATTTTTGGGGGATGTCCATTTCTATCAGAAAATTGTAGAGAGAAGAATGGCTCTGAGTGGCCCAAGATTTCTCATATCCCATCGCTGGATATAAGATAGAGGATACACTTgaacagggttttttttttttttttactgtggtGTCCGGGCTAGCTTACATGTATCCTGACTAATTTCACGGGACTTTAAAGTTAATGACCACATAAACTTTCAGTGGTCTTAAAATTTATAGCACTTGAATTAGTGATTTATAGAGAATAAGTTCAAAATGATAAGTTGAGATAttcttctcaaaattaaaattttctattacTTTGTTTGCCGAGGAGGAGAACCAATtaaagttttcaatttaatgaaAGCAATTACACTCCATtcctttatttcatttaaaacattttataaaataaatgattatttgTTTCTCTATTAAGTAATAAGCTAAAAGGTGTAAGGAATTCATTGTTCATCCACACCCAATGTATTATGAATTCCaacatttctctttttttctttttttttctttttttcttctttttttacaactttccctttttttctttttctttttcgtttattttttctttttttttcaaaattacttttcttttttttccaactttccctctttttttggtttatttttttccaaaattatctttattggttttacttttttaatattgagttggttaaaaatttcgctttgtattttttttcctttaaaatactgtggattgctacggtgttttcccatatagtttttctattttatttttttattttttaaaattatatttgttgattttatttttttaatattgagctgattgagaatttaattttgtaatttttttctttaaaacattgttgattgctacagtgtttcttcgcatggtttttttttgtttttttatgattttcttcgaaattatctttttttattttattttttactattgaattggttaaaaattacagttacaatatgtgagaaaaacactgtaactttcctcgtaAATTATTGTGAATTGCCATAGctttttttcccacatggtttttttccagtttcttttgtgttttttttttgtaatatttttttctaaaattatctttgttgattttatttttttaatactgagCTAGTTAGAATTTtactttgtaataaaacttaatcatgtgTGGAAAGtattgtagctttcctcacaaaatactgtggattgctagaGTGTCTCTcaacatgggttttttttcttataattttttcaaaattatctttgtcaattttatttttttaatatagagctggttgagaattacaattacaagtcattacaaataaggctaaattatgtggggaagcactgcagctttcatcacaaaacaatATGAATTGCTATAGTATTTCCAActtggtttgtttttcttgctttttttgttattcttttttctaaaattatctctgtcgattttatttttttaatattgagcttattgagaatttagctttgtaattttttttcttattcttttttcta of the Populus nigra chromosome 7, ddPopNigr1.1, whole genome shotgun sequence genome contains:
- the LOC133698442 gene encoding uncharacterized protein LOC133698442 — translated: MAYVDDDGSSGSGDDVNMLDGHNKRQSVTPGGSGRGKRSRKATGDAIVDAMLEIAAASKMRAAAIMKNEDRFSISKCIKVLDEMQGVDQRIYFLALDLFENPNAREIFISLKSEKRLPWLQGKCNATPS